Genomic segment of Candidatus Omnitrophota bacterium:
CCCTGCGCAAGAAGTTCATCCAGGATATAAAGAACCGGATCGACGAAATTGCCTCCAAATATATCCTCCCCCAGGAAAACACCTACGATTTTGCCCTGATGTATATCCCTGCGGAGAACGTCTATTACGAGGTCACCATCCAGCAGGAGCTTTTCGCGTATTCAATCTCCAAGAAAGTTATTCCGGTCTCGCCGAACACATTTTACGCCTATCTTCAGGTCATCTGCCTGGGGCTTAAAGGCCTTAAGGTCGAGGAGAACGCCAAGGAAATATTGAAACACCTGGGGATGCTTTCCGTGGAGATCTCCAAGTTCAAAGAGGATTTTGAGCTTTTAGGCAAGCATCTGTCCAACGCCCACCGCGCTTTTGACGACGGCGCTAAAAGGCTGGAGCGGCTTTCCGACCGTATGGCGGACATACAGGACAGTAAGCAGGTTGTTCAGGAATAAGGATATGAGGCTGGATATAAAAGTCGTTCCCGGTTCAAGCCGCAGCGCGGTCAAAAAGGAGAACGGCGTTTTGAAGGTTTATTTGACCAAGCCCGCCCATGACGGTGAGGCCAATGTCCAGTTGATCCGCGTATTGGCCGAATATCTGGGCATAAAAAAATACCAGTTGGAGATAATAAAAGGCCATACCAGCAGGAACAAGGTTGTTCAAATAGATGACGACGCCAACCCCGGTATTAAAAAATGATCAAGCCCGGCCTTTTTTGGGTTTATTCGATAAAGCCCTCGTTGTAGGGGTCAGCGGCCGCGGGCACGGGAATATGTCTTTGAATTACGGGGATACCCGGGATTCGCTGGATAACCGGAAGGATTTCTTAGGGGATTTAGGGATCGATCTATCCCGGCTGGTTTGCGCCAAACAAGTCCACGGATGCGCGGTGGCCCTGATCGAAGAGGCGGATGCGGGTAAAGGGGCTTGTTCTTACGTGGAAGCTATAGACAATACCGACGCGCTTATTACCAGGCAGCCCGGCCTGGCTTTGGCGATATTTACCGCTGATTGTTTGCCGGTATTTTTATATGACCCGTTGACCAATAGTATAGGTTTGGTCCACGCAGGATGGAAAGGGACAAAATCCGGTATCGCGGCTGAAACCGCAGGGCAGATGAAAAAGCGGTTTGGCGCCCGTTCCGGTGATCTGTGCGCCTGGATGGGACCGGCGATAGGCGGATGTTGTTATCAGGTCGGCCCGGAATTCGCGGATTTGTTCGTTTCCGGTTTGAGCGAAAAGGAAAACAGCCTTTATCTGGATTTGGCCGCGGTAAATAAAGAGCAGCTTTTATCATACGGTCTTAAGGATAAGAATATCTCGGCCGCAGGTCAGTGCACTATGTGTGATGGCGGGCAGTTGTTTTCGTATCGAAAGGAAGGCAAAGCCGCGGGCAGGATGATGTCAGTGATGATGCTCAGGGATTGCCGGATGGATAATCGCGCCAAGGAGCGCAGTAAAAGATGCGTATAATAGTTCTGATCACCGCGAAAGATAAAAAACAGGCCCGTCGGATAGCCGATGAGTTGGTAAGGTTCAAGTTGGCTGCCTGCGTGAACATTGTCGGGGATGTCCGCTCCATATTTATTTGGCAGGGTAAGACCGAACGTCAGGCAGAGGTGATCCTTATCGTCAAGTCCACTAAAGCCAGGTTCAAGGCGATAGTCAAGATGGTGAAATCTTTGCATAGCTATGAGGTCCCGGAGGTCATTGCCGTGCCTATTATTGACGGCAGCGGCGACTATTTAAGGTGGATCGATGAATCTGTCGGTTAGTCCCTGGGATTATCTTTTTTCCTTCTGGGGCGGGGTTTTGGTAAGTTTTACTCCCTGTATTTACCCGTTGATCCCGGTGAGCGTCGGGGTGATCGGGATAAAGGCCGCAGGCTCGCGTTTACGCGGATTCTTCCTAAGCCTGGTCTATGTGTCCGGCATAGCGGTAACGTATTCTATCCTTGGGCTTTTTGCTTCTTTGACCGGGCGTCTTTTTGGCGAGATCGCCTCGCATCCCTGGACTTATATCCTGGTCGGAGGGCTTATATCGCTCTTCGGGCTGAATATGCTCGGTTTATTTAATTTGCCTTTGCCGCAGGTAATAAAAATAAAGACCGGGGAGCGCAAGACCAAAGGTTTCCCGGCGGTTTTTTTGCTGGGTTTAAGTTCCGGGTTAGTGGCGTCACCGTGCGTGACCCCGGCGCTGGTCTCGATTTTAAGCCATATAGCCACTACCCGCAAGGTGGTTTACGGAATGACTCTTTTGATGACTTTCGCTTACGGCATGGGGTTCAGCCTTATACTGGCAGGGACGTTCTCCGGGCTATTGGTAAATATTCCCAGGTCGGGTAAATGGATGGTTTACATCAAGAGAATAGCCGGGGCGCTATTGTTGATCATGGCCGGGTATTTTATTTACAACGGGATCGAAAGGTTTTAAAAATGCAAAGAACCGTCTTAGTCATCTTGATGTTTATGATTATCGGTTTGTTTTTATCAACGCCGCAGGCTTGGGCCGCGGGATCCCTGCCTGCAACGGATATATCCGGCCCGGTAAATTTTACGCTCAATGATCTTGATTCTAAGGCGGTATCCATTGCGGCATACCGGGGTAAAAAACCGGTTCTTTTGATCTTTTGGACGTCCTGGTGCCCGTATTGCCTTATCGGCCTGCGCGATCTTAACCAGAAATATCCGGGCCTGCAAAGATCCGGGTTTGATGTCCTGGCTATTAACGCCGGTGAATCGCGGGATAAGGCTGCGAGGGTCGCTAAGGATTATGAGCTGAAATTCAAGGTCCTCCTGGACATTGATCAGGAAACAGTCGGTTATTTCCGTGTTGTGGGTATTCCTTTGTACGTTTTGTTGAATAAGCAGGGAGAGGTGGTCTTCCGGGATAACCGTTATCCGGCGGATGAAATAGCCAAGAGATCAGCCCGATAAATGCAAAAAGATATCGCGAAGCTCCTGGACAATTGGAATAAACGGAATATCAAAGGGATATATCTGCCTAAGCCCTCGGATGTTTATACGAAGCTGTCCAGTATCATTCCTGTTACTGCGACAGTGGGTTTTTCCGGTTCGCGGACCCTGGAAGAGATAGGTTTGATCAAATTATTGGAGGCTCGCGGCAACAAGGTTTTTAATCCTTATAAACCCGGGTTGACCAATAACGAGAACATGAAGCTGCGCAAGCTGGGAGCGCAAGCCGATTATTATCTATCCAGCGCGAACGCCATAGCCCGTACTGGGGAGTTGGTTTTCTTTAGCGCGTTCGGCCAGAGGATCGCCGGATTGGCCAATGCCAGGCATGTGATCATTATCGCCGGGAGGAATAAGGTCACCGATGATCTGCCTTCGGCGTTGGAAAGGGCCAGGCAATATGTCGCCCCGCTTAACTGTAAACGCCTGGATTGGCCGGCTCCTTGCCATGCGGACGGTAAATGCCACAAGGAGATCTGTTTTTACCCGGAATATAAAAGAATGTGCTGCCAGACATTGATCATAGAAGCTGAACCCGCGCGCGACAGGTTAAGAGTTATTCTTGTGGGAACGCCGCTGGGATTCTAAAGGAACGTTATGCTGACCGAGATCATAAATGAATCGTTGAAGAACCGGGAATTCATCAATGTGGCTACCTGCGATCTGCAAGGCCGGCCTAATTCCGTGCCTAAGCTGTTGTTGAAGATCGAGGGTGAGTCCATTTATCTGGTGGATTATACCATCGGCAGGACCTATGAGAATCTGAAGGTCAATCCCCGGGTTTGCCTGTCGTTTGTGAACACCGAAACGCTTAAAGGTTATCAGATAAACGGAGGCGTGGAGGTCATCACTCAGGGGAAGTCTTATGAGGAGATAATCGGCCAGGTTTCCCAGAAGCAGATCAATCTTTCCATTGAACGGGTGCTTAAAGGCGTGAGCACAGGCAAGAGCCATGATAATTTTGAGCTTTTGGCGGCGGCCAAGAAATTCGCGGTCTTTAAAATAAAGATGGAAGAAGTGGTGCAAGTGGATTACAGCGGAACGGTGACCCGCGAAAAAACAGGGCAATATAAAGAAAGGTAAACGATGTTCGATAAGATCAAGGGTTTGATGGATATGCAGAAAAAAATGCAGGAGATAAAGCGTGAGCTGGATAACGCCAGCTTCGAGATCCAAAGCTCGGACGGAGCGGTTAAGATAACCATGAATGGCTCCCAGGAAGTTAAGGATGTGCGGATAAACTCGGATATCACCGAAGACCAGAAAGAAAAACTTTCCAAGGCGTTCAAGGACGCGTTTAACCGCTCGGTAAAACATTCACAGGAAC
This window contains:
- a CDS encoding TlpA family protein disulfide reductase, giving the protein MIIGLFLSTPQAWAAGSLPATDISGPVNFTLNDLDSKAVSIAAYRGKKPVLLIFWTSWCPYCLIGLRDLNQKYPGLQRSGFDVLAINAGESRDKAARVAKDYELKFKVLLDIDQETVGYFRVVGIPLYVLLNKQGEVVFRDNRYPADEIAKRSAR
- a CDS encoding lactate utilization protein gives rise to the protein MQKDIAKLLDNWNKRNIKGIYLPKPSDVYTKLSSIIPVTATVGFSGSRTLEEIGLIKLLEARGNKVFNPYKPGLTNNENMKLRKLGAQADYYLSSANAIARTGELVFFSAFGQRIAGLANARHVIIIAGRNKVTDDLPSALERARQYVAPLNCKRLDWPAPCHADGKCHKEICFYPEYKRMCCQTLIIEAEPARDRLRVILVGTPLGF
- a CDS encoding DUF167 domain-containing protein; its protein translation is MRLDIKVVPGSSRSAVKKENGVLKVYLTKPAHDGEANVQLIRVLAEYLGIKKYQLEIIKGHTSRNKVVQIDDDANPGIKK
- the pgeF gene encoding peptidoglycan editing factor PgeF, which produces MTTPTPVLKNDQARPFLGLFDKALVVGVSGRGHGNMSLNYGDTRDSLDNRKDFLGDLGIDLSRLVCAKQVHGCAVALIEEADAGKGACSYVEAIDNTDALITRQPGLALAIFTADCLPVFLYDPLTNSIGLVHAGWKGTKSGIAAETAGQMKKRFGARSGDLCAWMGPAIGGCCYQVGPEFADLFVSGLSEKENSLYLDLAAVNKEQLLSYGLKDKNISAAGQCTMCDGGQLFSYRKEGKAAGRMMSVMMLRDCRMDNRAKERSKRCV
- a CDS encoding pyridoxamine 5'-phosphate oxidase family protein, which encodes MLTEIINESLKNREFINVATCDLQGRPNSVPKLLLKIEGESIYLVDYTIGRTYENLKVNPRVCLSFVNTETLKGYQINGGVEVITQGKSYEEIIGQVSQKQINLSIERVLKGVSTGKSHDNFELLAAAKKFAVFKIKMEEVVQVDYSGTVTREKTGQYKER
- a CDS encoding divalent-cation tolerance protein CutA, whose translation is MRIIVLITAKDKKQARRIADELVRFKLAACVNIVGDVRSIFIWQGKTERQAEVILIVKSTKARFKAIVKMVKSLHSYEVPEVIAVPIIDGSGDYLRWIDESVG
- a CDS encoding sulfite exporter TauE/SafE family protein, translated to MNLSVSPWDYLFSFWGGVLVSFTPCIYPLIPVSVGVIGIKAAGSRLRGFFLSLVYVSGIAVTYSILGLFASLTGRLFGEIASHPWTYILVGGLISLFGLNMLGLFNLPLPQVIKIKTGERKTKGFPAVFLLGLSSGLVASPCVTPALVSILSHIATTRKVVYGMTLLMTFAYGMGFSLILAGTFSGLLVNIPRSGKWMVYIKRIAGALLLIMAGYFIYNGIERF
- a CDS encoding YbaB/EbfC family nucleoid-associated protein, encoding MFDKIKGLMDMQKKMQEIKRELDNASFEIQSSDGAVKITMNGSQEVKDVRINSDITEDQKEKLSKAFKDAFNRSVKHSQELAAQKMKDITGLKLPGM